Sequence from the Oceanispirochaeta sp. M1 genome:
TACCGAAGGTCGCATAGATCTGTCGGGTTCCCAGACCCTCACCGGTTTTATTACCCTTTGTTGTTCTACCCACAAAGGCCGGCAGTCCTTCACTGTCTTTTATCAGTTTCTCCTCAGGAATTCCCGTACCATTATCTTCAAGTTCAAGAAGAACATAATCTTCTTCTTTCAGCAGGGTTATTCTGAGAACTCCATTTCTGCCTGTATCAGTTATGGCATCAAGGGAATTGGATGCCATATTGATCAGTGCCCGGCCTATATTAACAAAGGAACCCGGAACAAGAGCCTCTCTTGTTTTAAGTTCAAGGTGCAGATCGCAGGGGGTAGTGGAGGCTTCGATATAGGGAATGATCCTCTCAAGAATCACATCCTGAAGATTTACCGTATGGGATATGAGGAGGCTGTCCCTGAAGGAGTTGAGCATATTGCTCATAGTCGTGGATTCCCGGTTGATATCCTCAATGATTCTGTCCGCATTATCCATGGCAAGCATATCTACCATATTGGACATAAGCCGCAGGGTTTTACGGGCATCATGCCTGGTTTTTCCTATCTCTTCTGAAGCAGAGGGAGCATTTTTATTCTCCTTTCTTTCGATTATCAGAATATCGTGTTTGTCGGCCAGAAGGTGGCAGTACACAAGATTTCTGTAGACCATGGGTTCACCATGATGAAATCCCTTGTTCTGAAAAAACTCGATTGTGTCTCCCTGTTTTTCCCAGATATAGAGATAGACTCTTCCGTTTCCAGGTATTTTTGAGGCAAGGTACTCAATAAAGGCGGTTCCTATCCCCCGGCCTCTCCCAAAAGGACTAGTGACCAGTTTATAGATATGAAAATTGCGTTTATAGCGATCCGTATAGACCAGCATATAACCCAGTATTTCACCTTCATCCACCCAGACACAGCTGTATTCCCGGTCCTTTTCTATATCGGGGTCTCTTATGTAGGGGGAGGGGATTATAAATGTATCGATATTGAGCAGCGGATTACGGGCTACCTGATCTTCTATTGTTTCTGTCAGGGGCTGAATCTTGGGATTCCGTTTCACTCTGTGCCTGCCAGGCCTATTTCCTGTGCTGCTGTTTTCATTCCTTCGATGGTCATGGCAATCAGGTCTCCGTTTTCCATCCCCAGCATACCCGCACCCTTTTCGATTGTGCTTCTGTCTACACCGGCGGAAAAACCTTTGGCCTTCCATTTTTTCTTAACAGATTTCACGCCCAGGTCCATGATGCTTTTTGAGGGGCGGACAAGTACGGTTGCGGTAATCAGTCCTGTAAGTTCATCACAGGCAAAAAGGACTTTCTCCATTTCATGTTCGGGTTCCACATCACTGCAGATTCCCCAACCATGGGAGACCACTGCATGGATCAGCTCTTCGGGCCATCCTCTCTCCTTCAGTATTTCATCTGCCTTAATGCAGTGTTCTTCGGGATACATCTCATAATCGATATCATGCATGAGGCCGACGATTCCCCAGAATTCAGGATCGAATCCTCTCTGTCCGGCTGCGTAGCGCATCACTGCTTCAACTGACAGGGCATGGGTATAAAGGCTTTCTGATTTATTAAATTCCTTAAAAAGTGTCAGTGCATCGTCTCTGTTCTGTGTCATGTATTGCTCCTGCATTTATTAGCTCAGACCGAAGGGTTCTATACCCTGCCAGAGTGAGTAACATCACTCCGGCGTTTTTTTCGGTGTAGGCTTAAGGGTCTTTTCTTTAACAAGAAGATCCCTGATCTGTTTGTCACTGAGTCCACCCTCTTTCTGCCATTTTTCCAGATCCAGCTGTTCCAGTTCCACGATGCTCTCTTTTTCTACACATTGGAGAACCTCATCCACAAAGCCGTTCATTCTATTTTGTTCTCTTGGATCTTTTATCTTATTCTGAAAAACAGGATAGCGCCCTGTCAGGGCAGGCAGTTCAGCACTCTCTTCCAGAGAGATAAAATTATCCTCATTAAGACAACCATCAGGGCCCCAGAGTCTTTCCTGTTCCAGAAGGCGTGATCTGAGATTTTCTCTCACCTTTTTGACTGTCTCATCCTGTGAACCGAAGAGAAGGTTGCGGCTTTCCGCCGGATCGTCTTTCAGATTGAAGAGTTCTTCCCTTCCTTCTCTGTAGTAGTAATTAAATTTGTAGTTATTCGTTCTCAGTGAAATCCAGCGTCTGCTTCCGGAACCGTATTCCACATATTGGATTGAACGATCTTTCTTCATGGATTTTTTATCTTTGATGAGGCTTTCTCCCGGCAGACGGGAAGTGGTGTAGGAAATCTTTATTCCTGTAGCATCCATTATTGTGGGAAAAATATCATTAAGATCGGCGAAGTCTGAGTTTTTTTCTCCGGGATCGATTTTTTCCGGATAACTGAGAATCAGAGGGATTCTTGTACAGCTGTCATAGGGCAGCCCTTTTTCCATGCAGTCATGATCACCCAGCATATCGCCATGGTCACTTAGAAATATGATCAGGGTATTTCGCCTCTGGTCAGTGTCTTCCAGGCAGTCCAGAACTCTTCCGATATTGTAATCCACCTGGGAGATTGAACTGTAATAGAGTTCTCTGTAGCGTCTGAACCAGGCGGAAGGTATATTTCTGAACATGCCTGCATTTCTGTCTGCCGCATGACTGAGGGGCGTTGTGGATTTCAGGGTGGCAGGCAGTTCTTTTTCTGAATAGAGATCAGTAAAGCGCCTGGCTGGAGTCTGAGGGGGGTGGGGGGAGAGCCAGCTCAGCTTCATCATCCATGGATGACGGCCCCTGTTTGTTTCAAGAAAATCAAGAGCCCTGTCGGCTATCCAGCTGTCTCCCTGATGCTCTTCCGGGAGGAGTGAATTCTGAGGAATATGATAGAGGAGATTTTCACAGCCGTGGAGATTGAGAATATGCCCGTATCCCTGTTTTTTAAGGTAGACGGCGTAATCATCTTCCTCCCTGAATTCGGGATGAGGCTCCATCAGATGTATCCTGTCATAACCGCGGTGGCGCCGTGGGGGAACAAACTGATTCTTCCCTATTGAGATAGTTTCATATCCATGATCTGAAAGGAGCTGTGGATAGGTATAGATCCAGCCGGGCATTCCGAAGGTTCTATTGTTTTCTGTATAACCGTGAGTCTTTCCTGTCAGTCCTGTAAGAAGATTATGTCTGGCGGGCATTCCATCGGGGATCGGTGTGAAGGCATTGGAATAGAGACGGCCGGAGGCCGCCAGTCTGTCCAGCTGGGGGGTATGCATAAAATCTGCACCCCCGGCGCTGATGCTGTCATGCCGCTGCTGATCTGTCATCAGTATCAGTATATTTGGTTTTTCTGTTTCCGAATCTGTCCGGTCGTAAGGTAGGGTCGTGAGTGTATCTGTTTCCTGAGATCCGTCCATTGAATCAATCTCCCCTGAAGTGGATGTACTGTTATTGATACTATAATACAGCAATGAGATTCAGGGGAGTCTTTTCACTCAATTAAGGCAGGGATATTTTCAGGTTGAAGTGTTTTTTTCGACAGTGTTGAGCTGCAGACCATAGGCTGTTGTGTATTCTCTGAAAAGGGTCATTACTTTCTTCGTCTGATCTCCGGCTCTTCCATTTCCGACTGTTATATCATCTACCTGAATAACAGGAATAATTTCCTTGTTAGTTGCAGATACGAAGATCTCATCTGCCCGGGCCAGATCCTCACGGCTTACTTCTCCCAATTCTACACCATATTCTTTTTCCATCAATCCGATCATAACAGAGCGGGTGATTCCGGGGAGTATTCCTTTGTCGGGGGTTATCCATCTTCCATCCAGGTGGAGGAAGATATTCGTTGTTGTCCCTTCAAGAACTCTGCCTTTTTTGTCTACATAAACAGCTTCTACGGCATCGGCTTTCCTCGCCTGCTGCTGTGTCATGACAGCATTCATATAATCTGTGCTTTTTGCTTCGGGGATATAGCGTTCCACTTCGGCAGTAATGATTTTTACACCCTCCGTATACCACCAGGCAGGGAGCTTCATCCTCTCTGTCACCATAACGATAAACTTACCGTTTCCCTGAGGGACAACCGAGTCCGGACTGATTCCCCCGGTATACATGATTCTGATATTGGATTCTTCAAAATCATTTCGTGAGAGGGTCTCCATTACGATGTCATGAATCTCAAGTTCACTCAGTGGAAGATCAAGGCCCACACATTCACCTGAATGGGCAAAACGGCTGATATGCTCTTTCAGATAAAAGGGCCGTTTGTTATATGTTCTCAGGAAGTCGAATATTGCATACCCTCTCAGTACCGCCATATCGTTTACGGATATAACAGCCTGTGCGGAATCTATATATTCTCCGTCCATATAAAAAATACTCATTTATAGTCTCCAGTTCTTCATTAACGGCTTTTCAACCGTACAGCAGTATTGTACATAGATATGCTGAAATGTGTAGAAAAGAATGACAGTTATACCGGTTTTTTTCTATGATCCCGCGGATGATTGCTGTTTCGATTCAGCGGGAAGGTGTTTCACAGATTAACACTTTACAATGTTTGATATTTATATGAATAATTGTCCATGAAAAAAATTATCCTTAGTATTTTATTGTTTTTCACTTCCTTTCTGCTCTGGAGTCAGGACGCGGTACAGGGCCATATGGATCTGACCGGCCATGACTGGAAAGAATTTGCTGTACTGAATGGTGACTGGGAATTCTCATGGCAGAAACAACTGGAAAATCCCGGAGATCATGACAGCTATGTAAAGGTCCCCTCGAGTTGGAATTCATATGATATTGATACTCAGGATTCTCCCGGCAGCATGGGATATGCCACATTCAGCCTTACAGTTGATCTTCCCGGTAATCAGCCTCCTCTGGCCCTTGAAATTAACAGGCCCAGCAATGCACACCGCATTTATATAAATTCACATTTAGTTGGAGAAACCGGCATAGCCGGAATTGATAAAGAATCTACGGTTCCCGGTTATGACCGGGAGCTTTACTCCATTCCACCTGAAGTCAAGGAACTGCAGATCTCTATACAGGTCAGCAACTTTCATCAGTCTACGGGAGGACTCCAGGAAGAGCTCATACTGGGTGAATACAGATCAATGAAATCCCGCTGGGACCTGGTACGGGGTCTTGAGATGCTCCTTATTGGAGTCTCCCTTTCAATGATGCTCTACTACCTGGTCCTCTATTTTTTTATGAGAGAAAAGTCATATCTCTATTTTTTCATTTTTACCATGATTGCTGTCATAAGGGCTTTTGTTACGGAATCAATTTTCCTGCAGGAACTTATCCCTGCAATCTCCTGGCAGGTCATTATCAGGCTTGAATATCTTACCTTTGCCACCATCGGAGTTGCCATGCTGGTGCTGCTGAAGGAGCTTTTTCCAGAGGATGTTCACAAGCTTCCTCTCTACGCTTCCATGGGACTCTCGGGCCTGTACAGTCTGCTGATCCTGTTCGGACCATCTGTACTCTTCACTTCGCTGATTACTGTTCAGCAGATTGTGATGCTGCTGCAGAATTGTTACATCGTATATATCGGAGTGATTGTTGTTGTCAGGAAGCGGAACAGCGGGGTTTATGCTCTTGTGGGTATTCTGCTCCTGATGCTTGCCTTTATCAACGATACACTCAATGCAATGCTTGTTCTGCAGACAAGCTCGATACTCAGTTATGGAATGATGGGCTTTCTTCTCTGTATGGCTTTTCTGCTGGCAAGACAGTTTACGGCAGATAAAAACAGAAGCGATATTCTCAGTCGGGAACTCGAAGTCTCCACCAGGCAGCTTCAGGATCTTTTTCAGGAAATTCGTTCAGCAGGAGGGCATCTTTCAGAATCCGGTCAGGCTCTCAGCAGCAGTATGGATAGTTCTCGGCAGGCTGTTGCGGATATTACGGGACATATAAACTCGGTAGATCTGGAAATCAGCAGTCAGAATGAAGGCCTTAAAGAGAATGCCGAGGTCAGCAGTCTGCTAAATACATTTCTCTCCTCTCTGGTTCAGGGTGTTAACAGGCAATCTGAGCAGACCGAGCAGGCGGCCACCACCATTTCAACACTTCTTGAAGAAACAGAAGAACTCTTCTCCCGTTTTGGAAAGATGGAGGACTCATTTACCCTCCTTTCAGAATCCAGTGAGTCGGGTGAAGAGCTTGTAGACAGTATGAGTCAGCTGGTGCAGGCAGTCAGCAAACGTTCCGAGAAGCTGATTGAAACCAATGATATTATTTCGGGAATCTCCAGCCAGACTAATATGCTGGCTATGAATGCGGCCATTGAGGCGGCACATGCGGGGGATGCAGGAAAGGGTTTCGCCGTTGTTGCTGATGAGATTAGAAAACTTGCCGAGCAGACTGCCGCTCAGTCTTCCGAGTCCGATAAAGAACTCAAGGAAATCCTGTCTGAGATAAGGGGTATGGTCAGTGCCACCGAGGGAGTGGAAGGAAACTTTCACAGTATACAGATGAGTGTTTCAATTTTCAGGGACAATCTTAATGAGATGAAGGGGGTTCTGGATGAGCAGAACCGCCAGGGAGATGTCATAAGAGGGAGTCTTGAATCCGTACAGAAAGAGTCGGATCAGGTTCTCAGGGAATCTTCTGAAATCAAAAACAGTCGCGAAAAGGCGGAGAACAGTCTTCAGCAGCTGCTGGGTCTCAGTAATAAGGTAAATAGACGTGTTGAGGAGATGCTGGAGAGTACCGGACAGCTGCACGATGCCCTCCAGGCCGCAGGAGAGATGGAACAGTCAACAGGAAAAGCCATAACAAGACTCATTACTCTGACTGAAAAATAGGTGAATTTTAATTGTTCCGCTTTTGGGAAAGGAAGGGGATTCCGGCTAATCCAATAATAGCTGCTGCAATAATTCCAAGCCATCCGGTGTAGCGGTAATGGCCCCAGATTTTTTCCATCAGGCTGAAACTCCAGGGGCCGATGGCGCTTCCGGCCACCATAAAGCTCATGGCCATTCCTGAGATGGCTCCCAGATGTTCACGGCCGAAAAGTTTCGGCCATGTTACTGAATTCATGACTCCGTAGAGGCCTCCCGCCACTCCAAACCCTCCGATAAGAAGAGCTGCTGCAAATGTTGTATAAGGAAGTGTCAGGGCATAGGCACCTGTAATAGAGGAGAGAATAAGAGTGTAAAACAGGTATTTCATATCTATTATATCGCTCAGCCAGCTTCCCAGAAAACGGGCACCCACTGAGATAATAGAAATGGGCAGAAATATTGCCACTGCCTGAGTGGTCGTTTTACCCAGGGATGCAAAAATGGAAGTTATATGAAATGTGAAGGCAGTGCTGTAGAGGGCCCAGAAAAAGAGAACTGCTACATAGCACCATAATCGTGGATCTTTCCGGGCTTCCTGGAGGGTCAAAGACTTAACAGCTTCGTTCTTCTTTGCCTTGCTGCCTGTATGAATCTTTACTCCCTCTTCCATCTCCATGCCGCAGTCTTCGGGGCTGTCCCTGAAAACGATGATAATAAAAGGGATGATCAGGATGATTGTTGTCATTCCCATATACATCCAGGAACGGTCCCAGCTGGAGAGCTCTATGAGACTCTGAAGAATCCGGGGCGCATATGAGAATCCGAAGGATGTAAATATACCCATGATGGCGGCGGCAAAACCTCTATGGGCCTCAAACCAGCGCATTACCATTCCTCTGGAGACCAGAGTCAGTACTCCCTGGCCGAAAAATCTTATTCCGAAGAATCCAATAATCATAAAGACAAAGGCAGTCTTTTTTCCGGAAATATGTAAAAGGGCAGATATAAAAGAAGTGATATTCACAGAACGGGAGAGAAATATGAGACAGAGTCCCAGTCCGAGGGCTGAACCTGCCGCCGCCACTCTCGCTCCGAAGCGGTCATAGAATATACCGGCCCGTGTCATTACAAGTGAACTGCTAAGAGTCCCGATCATATAGGCAGTGGATATCTCAATTCTGCTGAGATTCAAGTTGGTGATCAGATGGTCTGTATAGACTGATACACCCATGGTCTGTCCGGGAATACTGAATAGAATACCCAGTGCTCCGGCTACCATGGCAACCCAGCCGTAGTAAAAAGGGACCTTCTTAGGTGAAAAAGGGAAGGTTCCGGGAATTAAATGGTTTTTTTCTGTTTTGATAACAAACTCCTTGAAGACCGGATCAGTATAATGAAATCGATCTTCAGAGAGAATCTCTAAATTGAATGAAATACCAAAAAATCAAAATGCCCCGGAATTTCAGTATTTCAGGAGTAGATCAACTCGGTAAAAACCTCTTTGAGCCTCAGGGTCACAGGTCCCGGTTTTTCATCTCCCACAACTCTTTTATCCACAGAGATTACGGGGATTAATTCGGCCCCTGATCCTGTGAGAAAGCACTCATCTGCAGTATAGAGATCAAAACGGGTCAGGGTGGTCTCTTTAGTCTCTATTTTCAGTTTTTCGGCCAGCTCCAATATGGAATTACGGGTTATACCCTCCAGCAGACCATGCCAGGATGCGGGTGTCAGGAGCTTCCCGTTTTTAACTATAAAGATATTGTCTCCTGTACATTCACAGACATAGCCTTCTTCGCTGAGCATGACAGCTTCAAGGCATCCGGCATCCACAGCTTCGATCTTCGCCATAATATTGTTAAGGTAGTTCAGGGTCTTAATTCTGGGATCAAAGATCCTTCCGCTCAATCGTCTTGTGGCGGCAGTAATGATGGGAATCCCCTTGGCATAGAGTTCTTCTGGATAGAGCTGAATATCTTCTACAATGATTACCAGTGAAGATCGGGGACAGGTGAAAGGGCTGATGCCCAGAGGGCCTTTCCCTCTGGTGGCCAGAAGACGGATATACCCCTCTTCTCTTTTATTTCGGCGGACCGCCTCTTCCACAGTCTCCATTATTTCTGCATGGGACAGGTTCAGTTCCAGGCGGATGGCCCGGGCCCCTTCAGATAATCTGTCTATATGCTCTTTCAGTCTGAAGATTTTACCACCATAGATTCTGATACCTTCAAACAGACCGTCACCGTATAGCAGTCCATGATCATAGACCGATATTTTTGCTTCATCTTTTGCGTACCATTTACCATCAATATAAACTTCCATTATTTCTCTCCCAATGTTCTGTCTGAATAGATATCCCGGAGAAGGATATAGCCCTCACCATAGTTTTCAACCAGTTCGTGATCAAAGTGTTTTACAATCTTCATAATGTAGATATCGTGTTTGATATAGTCTTCCGCCAGGGTGACAAATCCTCTGCCCCGGCTCCAGGCTCCCTCGCTGGAATCATCAGAAAAAGTGGCTGAGAGAGCTTCATTTCCATCACAGACAAGAGTAAAACCCCGGCCCCCTTTTTCCTCATAAAGTGTGTCCTGTATGGGATGTTCAAAAATCTGACTGCTTGTTTCCGAAGCTTGCCCGAAGTGAACGACAGCCGTTTTTATCCCTTCCTTTTCTTTCCCTCTGATAAGGGGAGCCAGAGTGCTGAATTCTTCGGCCCACAGAGATATGAGCAGTGATGTCCGGCAGCGGCTGATCATCTTTTCAGCCCTTTCAATAATCGAGGAGTACTCATTGAGGTTCCAGACATAGGAAACCTCTTTTTTCGGCCTTGGATTTTTCAATTCCTTGCTCAGCACCTTGAGAGTCTTCTCCATTTTGAAGCGGTAGGAGGAAATATACTCCTCAGGCTCCTGGGGTATATAGCGTTTTTTATTCTTCTCTGTCAGTTCCAGAACCAGTTCTTTCTCTTCCAGTTTTTTCATTACACCATAGATCTTGGATGTGGGGATGCCGGCGTTTCCAGCACACTCATATGCTGTGAGAGGGTGCTCTTCCAGGAGTGCCATATAGGCCCTTGCTTCATAATCACTGAGTCCTGTTTCTCTGAGTTGATTGACTATATTAACTACCATGGTAGTTAATATAGAAGAGAATGTATCTTTTTGTCAATAAAACTAGATATACAGTGGTGAAAATTCTATAATTTCAGGTAATTAAGGAGATCCATTTTGAAAATAGGTACTAAACTAACTCTAATTTTTTCTTTTTTGATCATATTTATTATTGCCTTCTTCGTTTTGTTTACCAGAAACAGGACGACAGAGATAGCCAGCAAGGATTCGCAGGTCATTGCCCATGAATATGCGGCTCATTATGCCTCGGAGGTTCAGGGAATCTTTCAGACAGTAATCAGTGAAACCACATCCATGGCATCCGGTGTTCAGACCCTTGTTCAGGATGGAACAACTGAGGACTCAAGAGAACTTGTCACGAAAATTCTCAGTAACTGGTTTGTTGTCTCTTCAGGGACATCCAATATCTATGATACCTGGGCTACCTTTGAACCGGGAATGTTTGATAACCGAGATGCGGAATTTGCAGGATCAGAAACATATGGAGAGAGCGGTGGCTACAGCACCTGGATTTATGATGAGGGAAACGGTGTACTTGGGATCTATCCTTCAGAGCTTTCAGAAGATCCTGCATCGAACACCTGGTATACAGATGCAAGGGACAGAGGAAAAGTAACAGTTTCCGATGTCTATGAGTTTGAATATTCCAACGGAATGCAGACTGTGGTGACAATTGCCATGCCGGTTTATAACTCTTCAAACCAATTTGCGGGCGTTGTGGGCAGTGACTTCGAAGTAGGTTATCTGAATGAAGAGATCAGCAAGGTAAATATTTATGAAAACGGTTTTCTTACACTGGTCTCAGAGGGTGGAATTCTTGTTGCTACCAGTGATGAATCCATGGTGGGACAGCATGTTAGTTCATACTCGTGGATCACTGATGAGGTCCAGGGACGGATCGAAGGAAGAGAGTCCTTCAGCTTTCATTCCGAGATAGAGGGTATCAAGGGGGGAATGTATAACTATTCAATCCCCATAGAGCTTGGTGCATCGGGAAATGTCTGGACTATGCTGGTAAGTATTCCTGAGGCCGAAATCAATTATCTTACAAATAGGATGTCCCTGGTGATCATCATCATCGGAATTTTTATGTCTGCTCTGGCGGTTCTGCTGGCATCACTCATATCGAGAACAATAACCATCCCTCTGAAAAGAGCCATATCATTTGCCGGTGAGATCTCAGAAGGTAACATACAGGCTGTTTTTGATAATAAAAGGAAAGATGAGCTGGGGGATCTGGCTGATTCCCTGAACAATATGAAAGATAATCTGCATAATATAATTGGCAGTATTATGGAGAGTTCCGACAGTGTGGCAAACAGCAGTGTCGAGATGAACAGCGCCACCCTGGTCCTGTCAGAGGGAGCTTCTGAACAGGCCGCCTCAGCAGAGGAGGTCTCAAGTTCAATGGAACAGATGGCTGCCAATATTCAGCAGAATTCAGAGAATGCCGGATTGACCGAAAAACTGGCTACCCAGGTTACTGAAGATGCCCGGAAGAGCGGTAAGGCTGTATTTCAGGCGGTGTCTGCCATGAAGGATATTGCCGATAAGATAAATGTTATTGAAGAGATTGCCCGGCAGACTAATATGCTGGCACTTAATGCAGCCATTGAGGCTGCGAGAGCGGGAGAACACGGTAAGGGCTTTGCCGTAGTTGCATCAGAGGTGCGTAAGCTGGCGGAGAGCAGTCAGAAAGCGGCAGGAGAGATCACAGACCTTGCTGTGTCGTCGGTATCTGTTGCCGAAGAGGCCGGTGGACTGCTGGATAAGCTTGTTCCGAATATTGAAAAAACATCCTCCCTTATAGAGGAGATAAGTTCAGCCAGTCAGGAACAGAACTCCGGAGTGGAACAGATCAATATCGCACTGACTCAGCTTGATCAGGTTATACAGCAGAATGCCTCTTCTTCAGAAGAGATGGCAGCTACGTCAGAAACTCTTGCGGTACAGGCGGGTGAGATGAAACAGCTTATGTCCTACTTTAATATTGGAAATAATTCAGAACCCAAGGACCTGAAGCTTATTGAATAAGCATATTACTGAATCCGGTTTTCTGTTAAAGTTGATGCATGATTAATTTAAACGAAGCTCAGATCTTTTTGAAAGATATAATAAAAGAGGCAGGTGATATCAGCCTGGAGTACAGGAAAAGACTTAAAACCATCCGGGTTGAACATAAGGCCACTGACAGAGATATTGTCACCGAGGCGGATAAGGCTGTTGAGAGTTTTCTCCGTAAGAAAATATCAGAGAAGTATCCGGACCATGCTGTTCTGGGAGAAGAAGAGGGGGAGACCGGTAGTCACGACTGCCGCTGGATTGTAGATCCCATTGACGGTACTATCGCCTTTCTCCATGGCCAGTACCAGTATTCGATCTCCATCGCTCTGGAAATCTCAGGACGTTTAGAGCTTGCCGCAGTCTTTGCGCCGGCCCTGAATGATCTTTTTACGGCTGTCAGAGGCGGGGGAGCCTTCCTGAACGGGAATCCCATCCATGTCTCAGATACTGGTAAAATCGGAGATTCCGTATTTGCTTCAGGGTTTCCCTGTATCAGAGCGGGTATGAAGGAGACCAATCTTCCTCTTTTTTCTGAGATGATGGTGAATATCCGTGATTTCCGCCGGGGTGGTTCTGCAGCTCTGGATCTCTGTTTTGTGGCCTGTGGTC
This genomic interval carries:
- a CDS encoding aminotransferase class IV, with protein sequence MSIFYMDGEYIDSAQAVISVNDMAVLRGYAIFDFLRTYNKRPFYLKEHISRFAHSGECVGLDLPLSELEIHDIVMETLSRNDFEESNIRIMYTGGISPDSVVPQGNGKFIVMVTERMKLPAWWYTEGVKIITAEVERYIPEAKSTDYMNAVMTQQQARKADAVEAVYVDKKGRVLEGTTTNIFLHLDGRWITPDKGILPGITRSVMIGLMEKEYGVELGEVSREDLARADEIFVSATNKEIIPVIQVDDITVGNGRAGDQTKKVMTLFREYTTAYGLQLNTVEKNTST
- a CDS encoding GNAT family N-acetyltransferase, whose protein sequence is MKRNPKIQPLTETIEDQVARNPLLNIDTFIIPSPYIRDPDIEKDREYSCVWVDEGEILGYMLVYTDRYKRNFHIYKLVTSPFGRGRGIGTAFIEYLASKIPGNGRVYLYIWEKQGDTIEFFQNKGFHHGEPMVYRNLVYCHLLADKHDILIIERKENKNAPSASEEIGKTRHDARKTLRLMSNMVDMLAMDNADRIIEDINRESTTMSNMLNSFRDSLLISHTVNLQDVILERIIPYIEASTTPCDLHLELKTREALVPGSFVNIGRALINMASNSLDAITDTGRNGVLRITLLKEEDYVLLELEDNGTGIPEEKLIKDSEGLPAFVGRTTKGNKTGEGLGTRQIYATFGTENIKVISRPGAGTIWQIRLKIISGKLDKWHIQMERRLNEFKVLWEKPDVHEGASRNAVIASIWQLRKMEIFLFDLILKFSKFHNIRVIFRTVLSYVEGALSWEKLNEEVSTYRCEDDRMKLWLLEITQEIKSRKEKLLEARKENDFLGAMFKSYGQALKNIIIFTLDPETGNFRATDRKLAEHLDFAPYLGKDKEQLVRGEFIGDMNIDSKPIILGVWTVRSDEDLMNKLQLIRSAAKRLLEMGIHPTKKLSFYQTTYIRHTEDIDSNASCTFQELSECSDEDLKRFTRPADDEFQNFFAAAD
- a CDS encoding MFS transporter yields the protein MVAGALGILFSIPGQTMGVSVYTDHLITNLNLSRIEISTAYMIGTLSSSLVMTRAGIFYDRFGARVAAAGSALGLGLCLIFLSRSVNITSFISALLHISGKKTAFVFMIIGFFGIRFFGQGVLTLVSRGMVMRWFEAHRGFAAAIMGIFTSFGFSYAPRILQSLIELSSWDRSWMYMGMTTIILIIPFIIIVFRDSPEDCGMEMEEGVKIHTGSKAKKNEAVKSLTLQEARKDPRLWCYVAVLFFWALYSTAFTFHITSIFASLGKTTTQAVAIFLPISIISVGARFLGSWLSDIIDMKYLFYTLILSSITGAYALTLPYTTFAAALLIGGFGVAGGLYGVMNSVTWPKLFGREHLGAISGMAMSFMVAGSAIGPWSFSLMEKIWGHYRYTGWLGIIAAAIIGLAGIPFLSQKRNN
- a CDS encoding HDIG domain-containing metalloprotein, yielding MTQNRDDALTLFKEFNKSESLYTHALSVEAVMRYAAGQRGFDPEFWGIVGLMHDIDYEMYPEEHCIKADEILKERGWPEELIHAVVSHGWGICSDVEPEHEMEKVLFACDELTGLITATVLVRPSKSIMDLGVKSVKKKWKAKGFSAGVDRSTIEKGAGMLGMENGDLIAMTIEGMKTAAQEIGLAGTE
- a CDS encoding methyl-accepting chemotaxis protein; its protein translation is MKKIILSILLFFTSFLLWSQDAVQGHMDLTGHDWKEFAVLNGDWEFSWQKQLENPGDHDSYVKVPSSWNSYDIDTQDSPGSMGYATFSLTVDLPGNQPPLALEINRPSNAHRIYINSHLVGETGIAGIDKESTVPGYDRELYSIPPEVKELQISIQVSNFHQSTGGLQEELILGEYRSMKSRWDLVRGLEMLLIGVSLSMMLYYLVLYFFMREKSYLYFFIFTMIAVIRAFVTESIFLQELIPAISWQVIIRLEYLTFATIGVAMLVLLKELFPEDVHKLPLYASMGLSGLYSLLILFGPSVLFTSLITVQQIVMLLQNCYIVYIGVIVVVRKRNSGVYALVGILLLMLAFINDTLNAMLVLQTSSILSYGMMGFLLCMAFLLARQFTADKNRSDILSRELEVSTRQLQDLFQEIRSAGGHLSESGQALSSSMDSSRQAVADITGHINSVDLEISSQNEGLKENAEVSSLLNTFLSSLVQGVNRQSEQTEQAATTISTLLEETEELFSRFGKMEDSFTLLSESSESGEELVDSMSQLVQAVSKRSEKLIETNDIISGISSQTNMLAMNAAIEAAHAGDAGKGFAVVADEIRKLAEQTAAQSSESDKELKEILSEIRGMVSATEGVEGNFHSIQMSVSIFRDNLNEMKGVLDEQNRQGDVIRGSLESVQKESDQVLRESSEIKNSREKAENSLQQLLGLSNKVNRRVEEMLESTGQLHDALQAAGEMEQSTGKAITRLITLTEK
- a CDS encoding sulfatase — translated: MDGSQETDTLTTLPYDRTDSETEKPNILILMTDQQRHDSISAGGADFMHTPQLDRLAASGRLYSNAFTPIPDGMPARHNLLTGLTGKTHGYTENNRTFGMPGWIYTYPQLLSDHGYETISIGKNQFVPPRRHRGYDRIHLMEPHPEFREEDDYAVYLKKQGYGHILNLHGCENLLYHIPQNSLLPEEHQGDSWIADRALDFLETNRGRHPWMMKLSWLSPHPPQTPARRFTDLYSEKELPATLKSTTPLSHAADRNAGMFRNIPSAWFRRYRELYYSSISQVDYNIGRVLDCLEDTDQRRNTLIIFLSDHGDMLGDHDCMEKGLPYDSCTRIPLILSYPEKIDPGEKNSDFADLNDIFPTIMDATGIKISYTTSRLPGESLIKDKKSMKKDRSIQYVEYGSGSRRWISLRTNNYKFNYYYREGREELFNLKDDPAESRNLLFGSQDETVKKVRENLRSRLLEQERLWGPDGCLNEDNFISLEESAELPALTGRYPVFQNKIKDPREQNRMNGFVDEVLQCVEKESIVELEQLDLEKWQKEGGLSDKQIRDLLVKEKTLKPTPKKTPE